The following coding sequences are from one Numida meleagris isolate 19003 breed g44 Domestic line chromosome 22, NumMel1.0, whole genome shotgun sequence window:
- the KIAA1522 gene encoding uncharacterized protein KIAA1522 homolog isoform X4 codes for MVVFMGRNLSSLLAFFKKKGAAKTENDKRLSVQYKPGEECPDNVFFPSTRPPHLEELHNQAREGLKSLQHQEKQKQTKSAWDHGDTNSLQSCALSEDDSVSLRSRAASCVTDSASEDALSIRSEMIQRKGSTFRPHDSFSKSSEKTGRKRKERRTTVLGIPQHVQKELGLRNGQESRGRPADGHVGSRAPQPLLNGVQVSGDAIRIPTIDGNLPALDVPRGARVRLGALEETDTALQKHIDRVYYDDTLLGRKTLAKLSPMVRPKSLAVPGMTTSANPPELLSPVMSISPQGTYMSKIIPNAILPPMVDVVALTRSSVRTLSRCSLVSSSPASVRSLTRFSEHSTRSREPSSSSDNWSHSQSTETIVSNSSTISSQGGSDRRQAEAGLCSEADTARRSDTDQISVYSSASFASTCSKPATATVHTAHGLLAVGPRSMGGSSGRTSPAFSTSSQAEGSDTGSLASERSSARSVSLRKMKKPPAPPRRTFSLHQKAEGEHKVVGLPPKPDRRPQQASDVPWSPHPEPFSPTVEDEVFSSSLSETSSVRSESLAGTNSPKTSRGSPGERGITVVLRESSAQPKWSCPDGSDRTMSPSSGYSSQSGTPTLPSKGLGPPATSPGRAQLQKPDRVCSLQSPALSVSSSLTSISSSASDPVPSETPHCVQSRSDRFVIPPHPKVPAPFSPPPTKPQAAAPAAPAGPLTPSPDPLVPSTAGQEPSTKPSTKSPPPSPPPAYHPPPPPAKKAEVSPEAACEAHTEATWPPPPPPAPEEHDLSMADFPPPDEACFSNLPPPDAVLTPAAGENHTPSTVAASSSSTTISSRIQQQGSPPSPTTPLPGATVPPPGATVPPPPPLPPPSAPALPPQICLKKAANGSRADTKKEPASRSKSGPVPKEDASLPIVTPSLLQMVRLRSVSVEPPAVTEERPVPQKPVRRALSTRQPNSAKDAVPSNPLHAAVHLKASAASSGEASGLATKPLGSKAAPPGLEVPASDGQLPPRHKSPTSTASFIFAKSAKKLVIETPSSPEAQADLKRNLVTELMNFSGQRSAAPAAAQQGPGKTQVHRKPGKVPPPVAKKPSLGLGPSPSPLSPKAPEALGSPTPEGKAKAVAVQEESRMGSEPAGTAEGRSAAVAEPPAQDRQGETA; via the exons ATGGTGGTTTTCATGGGCAGGAATCTCTCCTCGCTTCTGGCTTTCTTCAAGAAGAAGG GTGCTGCCAAGACCGAGAACGACAAGCGGCTGAGCGTGCAGTACAAGCCGGGTGAAGAATGCCCCGACAACGTCTTCTTCCCCAGCACGCGGCCCCCgcacctggaggagctgcacaACCAGGCCCGCGAGGGGCTCAAATCCCTGCAGCACCAAG agaagcagaagcagacCAAAAGTGCCTGGGACCACGGGGACACCAACAGCCTCCAG TCCTGCGCGTTGTCGGAGGATGACAGCGTGTCCTTACGGAGCCGGGCGGCTTCCTGTGTCACCGACAGCGCCTCTGAGGACGCCCTCTCCATCCGCTCCGAGATGATCCAGCGGAAAG GTTCCACCTTCCGACCACATGACTCTTTCTCCAAATCTTCGGAGAAGACCggcaggaagaggaaggagagaaggacaACGGTGCTGGGCATCCCCCAGCACGTCCAGAAGGAGCTGG gtCTCAGGAATGGCCAGGAGAGCAGGGGACGTCCTGCAGATGGGCACGTGGGCAGCCGGGCACCGCAGCCCCTGCTGAACGGTGTCCAGGTCTCCGGCGACGCCATCCGCATCCCCACCATCGACGGGAACCTGCCAGCACTGGATGTCCCCAGGGGTGCCCGTGTGCGCCTGGGAGCCTTGGAGGAGACAGACACGGCCCTGCAGAAGCACATTGACCGGGTTTACTACGACGACACGTTGCTGGGGAGGAAGACATTGGCCAAGCTGTCGCCCATGGTGAGGCCGAAGTCGCTGGCCGTCCCAGGCATGACCACCAGCGCCAACCCCCCGGAGCTGCTGAGCCCCGTCATGTCCATCTCACCCCAGGGCACCTACATGTCCAAGATCATCCCCAACGCCATCCTGCCGCCTATGGTGGACGTGGTGGCCCTGACGCGGAGCAGTGTGCGGACACTGAGCCGCTGCAGCCTGGTGTCATCCAGCCCGGCCTCGGTGCGCTCTCTCACTCGCTTCTCGGAGCACAGCACCCGCAGCCGCGAGCCCTCCTCCTCCAGCGACAACTGGAGCCACTCGCAGTCCACCGAGACCATtgtctccaacagctccaccaTCTCCTCGCAGGGCGGCTCTGACCGCCGGCAGGCTGAGGCTGGGCTGTGCAGCGAAGCCGACACCGCACGACGCTCCGACACCGATCAGATCAGCGTGTACAGCTCCGCCAGCTTTGCCAGCACCTGCTCGAAGCCTGCCACAGCCACGGTGCACACTGCACACGGGCTGCTGGCCGTGGGGCCCCGCAGCATGGGAGGCAGCAGCGGCCGCACGTCCCCCGCCTtcagcaccagcagccaggcagaggGCTCGGACACAGGCAGCCTGGCAAGTGAGCGCTCCTCGGCACGCAGCGTCTCCCTCAGGAAGATGAAGAAGCCCCCGGCACCCCCTCGCAGGACCTTCTCGCTGCATCAAAAGGCAGAGGGGGAGCACAAGGTTGTGGGGCTGCCCCCCAAGCCCGACCGGCGGCCGCAGCAGGCGAGCGATGTGCCCTGGTCCCCGCACCCTGAGCCCTTCAGCCCGACGGTTGAGGATGAGGTCTTCTCCTCGTCACTGAGCGAGACCAGCAGCGTCCGCTCTGAGAGCCTGGCCGGGACCAACTCCCCCAAGACCTCGCGGGGCAGCCCTGGTGAGCGGGGCATAACGGTGGTGCTGAGGGAATCCTCAGCTCAGCCCAAGTGGAGCTGCCCAGATGGCTCTGATCGCACTATGTCACCCTCCAGCGGATACTCCAGCCAGAGCGGGACGCCCACGCTGCCCTCCAAGGGGCTGGGACCCCCGGCCACATCCCCAGGCAGGGCCCAGCTCCAGAAGCCGGACCGGGTCTGCTCCTTACAGTCCCCCGCGCTGTCCGTCTCCTCCTCCCTCACCTCTATCTCCTCCTCGGCCTCAGACCCGGTGCCCTCTGAGACGCCGCACTGCGTGCAGAGCCGCTCGGATAGGTTCGTCATCCCGCCACACCCCAAGGTGCCCGCTCCCTTCTCCCCACCACCCACCAAAccccaggcagcagcccctgctgcccccGCCGGCCCCCTCACCCCTTCACCAGACCCATTGGTGCCCAGCACCGCTGGGCAGGAGCCCTCCACCAAACCCAGCACCAAGTCACCACCGCCATCGCCACCGCCCGCCTACCACCCGCCTCCTCCACCGGCCAAGAAGGCAGAGGTGAGCCCCGAGGCTGCCTGTGAAGCCCACACGGAGGCTACCTGGCCCCCACcgccccccccagccccggaGGAGCACGACCTGTCCATGGCAGACTTCCCCCCTCCGGATGAAGCCTGTTTCTCCAACCTGCCCCCGCCTGATGCTGTGCTGACCCCAGCAGCCGGGGAGAACCACACGCCAAGCACAGTGGCCGCATCTTCCTCCTCGACCACCATCTCCTCGCgcatccagcagcagggctcACCGCCATCCCCCACCACGCCACTTCCCGGAGCCACCGTGCCACCGCCTGGGGCCACTGTACCCCCACCGCCACCTCTTCCCCCGCCATCAGCTCCTGCTTTACCACCCCAAATCTGCCTTAAGAAGGCAGCGAACGGCTCCCGGGCAGACACCAAGAAGGAGCCAGCATCACGCAGCAAGAGCGGCCCGGTGCCCAAGGAGGACGCCAGCCTGCCCATCGTCACGCCCTCGCTGCTGCAGATGGTGCGGCTGCGCTCCGTCAGCGTGGAGCCGCCTGCTGTGACCGAGGAGCGCCCGGTGCCGCAGAAGCCCGTCCGCCGGGCCCTGTCCACCCGGCAGCCCAATTCTGCCAAAGATGCGGTGCCTTCAAACCCGCTCCACGCCGCTGTGCACCTCAAGGCCTCCGCTGCGTCCTCTGGTGAGGCCTCCGGGCTGGCCACAAAACCCCTGGGCAGCAAAGCGGCTCCTCCTGGCCTGGAGGTGCCTGCCAGCGATGGGCAGCTGCCCCCCAGGCACAAGTCCCCCACCTCCACCGCCAGCTTCATCTTCGCCAAGAGCGCCAAGAAGCTGGTGATCGAGACGCCCTCATCCCCTGAGGCACAGGCTGACCTGAAGAGGAACTTGGTCACCGAGCTGATGAATTTCTCCGGGCAGCGCTCAGCAGCCccggctgcagcccagcagggccCAGGCAAGACACAAGTGCACCGAAAGCCCGGCAAGGTGCCCCCTCCTGTAGCCAAGAAGCCTTCGCTCGGCCTGGGGCCGTCTCCATCACCCCTGAGCCCAAAGGCACCGGAGGCGCTGGGCTCCCCCACGCCAGAGGGGAAGGCCAAGGCAGTGGCGGtacaggaggagagcaggatgGGCAGCGAGCCGGCGGGGACGGCTGAGGGAAGGAGCGCTGCGGTTGCGGAGCCACCAGCACAAG ACAGACAGGGAGAGACGGCCTGA
- the KIAA1522 gene encoding uncharacterized protein KIAA1522 homolog isoform X2 yields the protein MGWKVLRKHGASSVCSLPPLHGNGAAATKPKNLHCVASAFRRAQLGSRAGGRVPAPLPTMGLPIPALTRPRGSPISGAAKTENDKRLSVQYKPGEECPDNVFFPSTRPPHLEELHNQAREGLKSLQHQEKQKQTKSAWDHGDTNSLQSCALSEDDSVSLRSRAASCVTDSASEDALSIRSEMIQRKGSTFRPHDSFSKSSEKTGRKRKERRTTVLGIPQHVQKELGLRNGQESRGRPADGHVGSRAPQPLLNGVQVSGDAIRIPTIDGNLPALDVPRGARVRLGALEETDTALQKHIDRVYYDDTLLGRKTLAKLSPMVRPKSLAVPGMTTSANPPELLSPVMSISPQGTYMSKIIPNAILPPMVDVVALTRSSVRTLSRCSLVSSSPASVRSLTRFSEHSTRSREPSSSSDNWSHSQSTETIVSNSSTISSQGGSDRRQAEAGLCSEADTARRSDTDQISVYSSASFASTCSKPATATVHTAHGLLAVGPRSMGGSSGRTSPAFSTSSQAEGSDTGSLASERSSARSVSLRKMKKPPAPPRRTFSLHQKAEGEHKVVGLPPKPDRRPQQASDVPWSPHPEPFSPTVEDEVFSSSLSETSSVRSESLAGTNSPKTSRGSPGERGITVVLRESSAQPKWSCPDGSDRTMSPSSGYSSQSGTPTLPSKGLGPPATSPGRAQLQKPDRVCSLQSPALSVSSSLTSISSSASDPVPSETPHCVQSRSDRFVIPPHPKVPAPFSPPPTKPQAAAPAAPAGPLTPSPDPLVPSTAGQEPSTKPSTKSPPPSPPPAYHPPPPPAKKAEVSPEAACEAHTEATWPPPPPPAPEEHDLSMADFPPPDEACFSNLPPPDAVLTPAAGENHTPSTVAASSSSTTISSRIQQQGSPPSPTTPLPGATVPPPGATVPPPPPLPPPSAPALPPQICLKKAANGSRADTKKEPASRSKSGPVPKEDASLPIVTPSLLQMVRLRSVSVEPPAVTEERPVPQKPVRRALSTRQPNSAKDAVPSNPLHAAVHLKASAASSGEASGLATKPLGSKAAPPGLEVPASDGQLPPRHKSPTSTASFIFAKSAKKLVIETPSSPEAQADLKRNLVTELMNFSGQRSAAPAAAQQGPGKTQVHRKPGKVPPPVAKKPSLGLGPSPSPLSPKAPEALGSPTPEGKAKAVAVQEESRMGSEPAGTAEGRSAAVAEPPAQDRQGETA from the exons ATGGGGTGGAAGGTGCTGAGAAAACATGGGGCAAGTTCTGTTTGTTCTCTGCCACCGCTCCATGGCAACGGCGCAGCGGCCACAAAGCCAAAGAATTTGCATTGTGTCGCTTCAGCGTTTCGGAGGGCGCAGCTGGGATCACGGGCTGGGGGCAGGGTGCCGGCCCCGCTCCCTACCATGGGACTGCCCATTCCTGCCCTGACCAGGCCCCGGGGATCCCCGATTTCAG GTGCTGCCAAGACCGAGAACGACAAGCGGCTGAGCGTGCAGTACAAGCCGGGTGAAGAATGCCCCGACAACGTCTTCTTCCCCAGCACGCGGCCCCCgcacctggaggagctgcacaACCAGGCCCGCGAGGGGCTCAAATCCCTGCAGCACCAAG agaagcagaagcagacCAAAAGTGCCTGGGACCACGGGGACACCAACAGCCTCCAG TCCTGCGCGTTGTCGGAGGATGACAGCGTGTCCTTACGGAGCCGGGCGGCTTCCTGTGTCACCGACAGCGCCTCTGAGGACGCCCTCTCCATCCGCTCCGAGATGATCCAGCGGAAAG GTTCCACCTTCCGACCACATGACTCTTTCTCCAAATCTTCGGAGAAGACCggcaggaagaggaaggagagaaggacaACGGTGCTGGGCATCCCCCAGCACGTCCAGAAGGAGCTGG gtCTCAGGAATGGCCAGGAGAGCAGGGGACGTCCTGCAGATGGGCACGTGGGCAGCCGGGCACCGCAGCCCCTGCTGAACGGTGTCCAGGTCTCCGGCGACGCCATCCGCATCCCCACCATCGACGGGAACCTGCCAGCACTGGATGTCCCCAGGGGTGCCCGTGTGCGCCTGGGAGCCTTGGAGGAGACAGACACGGCCCTGCAGAAGCACATTGACCGGGTTTACTACGACGACACGTTGCTGGGGAGGAAGACATTGGCCAAGCTGTCGCCCATGGTGAGGCCGAAGTCGCTGGCCGTCCCAGGCATGACCACCAGCGCCAACCCCCCGGAGCTGCTGAGCCCCGTCATGTCCATCTCACCCCAGGGCACCTACATGTCCAAGATCATCCCCAACGCCATCCTGCCGCCTATGGTGGACGTGGTGGCCCTGACGCGGAGCAGTGTGCGGACACTGAGCCGCTGCAGCCTGGTGTCATCCAGCCCGGCCTCGGTGCGCTCTCTCACTCGCTTCTCGGAGCACAGCACCCGCAGCCGCGAGCCCTCCTCCTCCAGCGACAACTGGAGCCACTCGCAGTCCACCGAGACCATtgtctccaacagctccaccaTCTCCTCGCAGGGCGGCTCTGACCGCCGGCAGGCTGAGGCTGGGCTGTGCAGCGAAGCCGACACCGCACGACGCTCCGACACCGATCAGATCAGCGTGTACAGCTCCGCCAGCTTTGCCAGCACCTGCTCGAAGCCTGCCACAGCCACGGTGCACACTGCACACGGGCTGCTGGCCGTGGGGCCCCGCAGCATGGGAGGCAGCAGCGGCCGCACGTCCCCCGCCTtcagcaccagcagccaggcagaggGCTCGGACACAGGCAGCCTGGCAAGTGAGCGCTCCTCGGCACGCAGCGTCTCCCTCAGGAAGATGAAGAAGCCCCCGGCACCCCCTCGCAGGACCTTCTCGCTGCATCAAAAGGCAGAGGGGGAGCACAAGGTTGTGGGGCTGCCCCCCAAGCCCGACCGGCGGCCGCAGCAGGCGAGCGATGTGCCCTGGTCCCCGCACCCTGAGCCCTTCAGCCCGACGGTTGAGGATGAGGTCTTCTCCTCGTCACTGAGCGAGACCAGCAGCGTCCGCTCTGAGAGCCTGGCCGGGACCAACTCCCCCAAGACCTCGCGGGGCAGCCCTGGTGAGCGGGGCATAACGGTGGTGCTGAGGGAATCCTCAGCTCAGCCCAAGTGGAGCTGCCCAGATGGCTCTGATCGCACTATGTCACCCTCCAGCGGATACTCCAGCCAGAGCGGGACGCCCACGCTGCCCTCCAAGGGGCTGGGACCCCCGGCCACATCCCCAGGCAGGGCCCAGCTCCAGAAGCCGGACCGGGTCTGCTCCTTACAGTCCCCCGCGCTGTCCGTCTCCTCCTCCCTCACCTCTATCTCCTCCTCGGCCTCAGACCCGGTGCCCTCTGAGACGCCGCACTGCGTGCAGAGCCGCTCGGATAGGTTCGTCATCCCGCCACACCCCAAGGTGCCCGCTCCCTTCTCCCCACCACCCACCAAAccccaggcagcagcccctgctgcccccGCCGGCCCCCTCACCCCTTCACCAGACCCATTGGTGCCCAGCACCGCTGGGCAGGAGCCCTCCACCAAACCCAGCACCAAGTCACCACCGCCATCGCCACCGCCCGCCTACCACCCGCCTCCTCCACCGGCCAAGAAGGCAGAGGTGAGCCCCGAGGCTGCCTGTGAAGCCCACACGGAGGCTACCTGGCCCCCACcgccccccccagccccggaGGAGCACGACCTGTCCATGGCAGACTTCCCCCCTCCGGATGAAGCCTGTTTCTCCAACCTGCCCCCGCCTGATGCTGTGCTGACCCCAGCAGCCGGGGAGAACCACACGCCAAGCACAGTGGCCGCATCTTCCTCCTCGACCACCATCTCCTCGCgcatccagcagcagggctcACCGCCATCCCCCACCACGCCACTTCCCGGAGCCACCGTGCCACCGCCTGGGGCCACTGTACCCCCACCGCCACCTCTTCCCCCGCCATCAGCTCCTGCTTTACCACCCCAAATCTGCCTTAAGAAGGCAGCGAACGGCTCCCGGGCAGACACCAAGAAGGAGCCAGCATCACGCAGCAAGAGCGGCCCGGTGCCCAAGGAGGACGCCAGCCTGCCCATCGTCACGCCCTCGCTGCTGCAGATGGTGCGGCTGCGCTCCGTCAGCGTGGAGCCGCCTGCTGTGACCGAGGAGCGCCCGGTGCCGCAGAAGCCCGTCCGCCGGGCCCTGTCCACCCGGCAGCCCAATTCTGCCAAAGATGCGGTGCCTTCAAACCCGCTCCACGCCGCTGTGCACCTCAAGGCCTCCGCTGCGTCCTCTGGTGAGGCCTCCGGGCTGGCCACAAAACCCCTGGGCAGCAAAGCGGCTCCTCCTGGCCTGGAGGTGCCTGCCAGCGATGGGCAGCTGCCCCCCAGGCACAAGTCCCCCACCTCCACCGCCAGCTTCATCTTCGCCAAGAGCGCCAAGAAGCTGGTGATCGAGACGCCCTCATCCCCTGAGGCACAGGCTGACCTGAAGAGGAACTTGGTCACCGAGCTGATGAATTTCTCCGGGCAGCGCTCAGCAGCCccggctgcagcccagcagggccCAGGCAAGACACAAGTGCACCGAAAGCCCGGCAAGGTGCCCCCTCCTGTAGCCAAGAAGCCTTCGCTCGGCCTGGGGCCGTCTCCATCACCCCTGAGCCCAAAGGCACCGGAGGCGCTGGGCTCCCCCACGCCAGAGGGGAAGGCCAAGGCAGTGGCGGtacaggaggagagcaggatgGGCAGCGAGCCGGCGGGGACGGCTGAGGGAAGGAGCGCTGCGGTTGCGGAGCCACCAGCACAAG ACAGACAGGGAGAGACGGCCTGA
- the KIAA1522 gene encoding uncharacterized protein KIAA1522 homolog isoform X3 translates to MGNAYRKRSPAGSPWPWGRAGKPRAGAAKTENDKRLSVQYKPGEECPDNVFFPSTRPPHLEELHNQAREGLKSLQHQEKQKQTKSAWDHGDTNSLQSCALSEDDSVSLRSRAASCVTDSASEDALSIRSEMIQRKGSTFRPHDSFSKSSEKTGRKRKERRTTVLGIPQHVQKELGLRNGQESRGRPADGHVGSRAPQPLLNGVQVSGDAIRIPTIDGNLPALDVPRGARVRLGALEETDTALQKHIDRVYYDDTLLGRKTLAKLSPMVRPKSLAVPGMTTSANPPELLSPVMSISPQGTYMSKIIPNAILPPMVDVVALTRSSVRTLSRCSLVSSSPASVRSLTRFSEHSTRSREPSSSSDNWSHSQSTETIVSNSSTISSQGGSDRRQAEAGLCSEADTARRSDTDQISVYSSASFASTCSKPATATVHTAHGLLAVGPRSMGGSSGRTSPAFSTSSQAEGSDTGSLASERSSARSVSLRKMKKPPAPPRRTFSLHQKAEGEHKVVGLPPKPDRRPQQASDVPWSPHPEPFSPTVEDEVFSSSLSETSSVRSESLAGTNSPKTSRGSPGERGITVVLRESSAQPKWSCPDGSDRTMSPSSGYSSQSGTPTLPSKGLGPPATSPGRAQLQKPDRVCSLQSPALSVSSSLTSISSSASDPVPSETPHCVQSRSDRFVIPPHPKVPAPFSPPPTKPQAAAPAAPAGPLTPSPDPLVPSTAGQEPSTKPSTKSPPPSPPPAYHPPPPPAKKAEVSPEAACEAHTEATWPPPPPPAPEEHDLSMADFPPPDEACFSNLPPPDAVLTPAAGENHTPSTVAASSSSTTISSRIQQQGSPPSPTTPLPGATVPPPGATVPPPPPLPPPSAPALPPQICLKKAANGSRADTKKEPASRSKSGPVPKEDASLPIVTPSLLQMVRLRSVSVEPPAVTEERPVPQKPVRRALSTRQPNSAKDAVPSNPLHAAVHLKASAASSGEASGLATKPLGSKAAPPGLEVPASDGQLPPRHKSPTSTASFIFAKSAKKLVIETPSSPEAQADLKRNLVTELMNFSGQRSAAPAAAQQGPGKTQVHRKPGKVPPPVAKKPSLGLGPSPSPLSPKAPEALGSPTPEGKAKAVAVQEESRMGSEPAGTAEGRSAAVAEPPAQDRQGETA, encoded by the exons ATGGGCAACGCGTACCGCAAGAGGAGTCCCGCGGGCTCCCCCTGGCCATGGGGTCGGGCTGGGAAGCCGAGGGCAG GTGCTGCCAAGACCGAGAACGACAAGCGGCTGAGCGTGCAGTACAAGCCGGGTGAAGAATGCCCCGACAACGTCTTCTTCCCCAGCACGCGGCCCCCgcacctggaggagctgcacaACCAGGCCCGCGAGGGGCTCAAATCCCTGCAGCACCAAG agaagcagaagcagacCAAAAGTGCCTGGGACCACGGGGACACCAACAGCCTCCAG TCCTGCGCGTTGTCGGAGGATGACAGCGTGTCCTTACGGAGCCGGGCGGCTTCCTGTGTCACCGACAGCGCCTCTGAGGACGCCCTCTCCATCCGCTCCGAGATGATCCAGCGGAAAG GTTCCACCTTCCGACCACATGACTCTTTCTCCAAATCTTCGGAGAAGACCggcaggaagaggaaggagagaaggacaACGGTGCTGGGCATCCCCCAGCACGTCCAGAAGGAGCTGG gtCTCAGGAATGGCCAGGAGAGCAGGGGACGTCCTGCAGATGGGCACGTGGGCAGCCGGGCACCGCAGCCCCTGCTGAACGGTGTCCAGGTCTCCGGCGACGCCATCCGCATCCCCACCATCGACGGGAACCTGCCAGCACTGGATGTCCCCAGGGGTGCCCGTGTGCGCCTGGGAGCCTTGGAGGAGACAGACACGGCCCTGCAGAAGCACATTGACCGGGTTTACTACGACGACACGTTGCTGGGGAGGAAGACATTGGCCAAGCTGTCGCCCATGGTGAGGCCGAAGTCGCTGGCCGTCCCAGGCATGACCACCAGCGCCAACCCCCCGGAGCTGCTGAGCCCCGTCATGTCCATCTCACCCCAGGGCACCTACATGTCCAAGATCATCCCCAACGCCATCCTGCCGCCTATGGTGGACGTGGTGGCCCTGACGCGGAGCAGTGTGCGGACACTGAGCCGCTGCAGCCTGGTGTCATCCAGCCCGGCCTCGGTGCGCTCTCTCACTCGCTTCTCGGAGCACAGCACCCGCAGCCGCGAGCCCTCCTCCTCCAGCGACAACTGGAGCCACTCGCAGTCCACCGAGACCATtgtctccaacagctccaccaTCTCCTCGCAGGGCGGCTCTGACCGCCGGCAGGCTGAGGCTGGGCTGTGCAGCGAAGCCGACACCGCACGACGCTCCGACACCGATCAGATCAGCGTGTACAGCTCCGCCAGCTTTGCCAGCACCTGCTCGAAGCCTGCCACAGCCACGGTGCACACTGCACACGGGCTGCTGGCCGTGGGGCCCCGCAGCATGGGAGGCAGCAGCGGCCGCACGTCCCCCGCCTtcagcaccagcagccaggcagaggGCTCGGACACAGGCAGCCTGGCAAGTGAGCGCTCCTCGGCACGCAGCGTCTCCCTCAGGAAGATGAAGAAGCCCCCGGCACCCCCTCGCAGGACCTTCTCGCTGCATCAAAAGGCAGAGGGGGAGCACAAGGTTGTGGGGCTGCCCCCCAAGCCCGACCGGCGGCCGCAGCAGGCGAGCGATGTGCCCTGGTCCCCGCACCCTGAGCCCTTCAGCCCGACGGTTGAGGATGAGGTCTTCTCCTCGTCACTGAGCGAGACCAGCAGCGTCCGCTCTGAGAGCCTGGCCGGGACCAACTCCCCCAAGACCTCGCGGGGCAGCCCTGGTGAGCGGGGCATAACGGTGGTGCTGAGGGAATCCTCAGCTCAGCCCAAGTGGAGCTGCCCAGATGGCTCTGATCGCACTATGTCACCCTCCAGCGGATACTCCAGCCAGAGCGGGACGCCCACGCTGCCCTCCAAGGGGCTGGGACCCCCGGCCACATCCCCAGGCAGGGCCCAGCTCCAGAAGCCGGACCGGGTCTGCTCCTTACAGTCCCCCGCGCTGTCCGTCTCCTCCTCCCTCACCTCTATCTCCTCCTCGGCCTCAGACCCGGTGCCCTCTGAGACGCCGCACTGCGTGCAGAGCCGCTCGGATAGGTTCGTCATCCCGCCACACCCCAAGGTGCCCGCTCCCTTCTCCCCACCACCCACCAAAccccaggcagcagcccctgctgcccccGCCGGCCCCCTCACCCCTTCACCAGACCCATTGGTGCCCAGCACCGCTGGGCAGGAGCCCTCCACCAAACCCAGCACCAAGTCACCACCGCCATCGCCACCGCCCGCCTACCACCCGCCTCCTCCACCGGCCAAGAAGGCAGAGGTGAGCCCCGAGGCTGCCTGTGAAGCCCACACGGAGGCTACCTGGCCCCCACcgccccccccagccccggaGGAGCACGACCTGTCCATGGCAGACTTCCCCCCTCCGGATGAAGCCTGTTTCTCCAACCTGCCCCCGCCTGATGCTGTGCTGACCCCAGCAGCCGGGGAGAACCACACGCCAAGCACAGTGGCCGCATCTTCCTCCTCGACCACCATCTCCTCGCgcatccagcagcagggctcACCGCCATCCCCCACCACGCCACTTCCCGGAGCCACCGTGCCACCGCCTGGGGCCACTGTACCCCCACCGCCACCTCTTCCCCCGCCATCAGCTCCTGCTTTACCACCCCAAATCTGCCTTAAGAAGGCAGCGAACGGCTCCCGGGCAGACACCAAGAAGGAGCCAGCATCACGCAGCAAGAGCGGCCCGGTGCCCAAGGAGGACGCCAGCCTGCCCATCGTCACGCCCTCGCTGCTGCAGATGGTGCGGCTGCGCTCCGTCAGCGTGGAGCCGCCTGCTGTGACCGAGGAGCGCCCGGTGCCGCAGAAGCCCGTCCGCCGGGCCCTGTCCACCCGGCAGCCCAATTCTGCCAAAGATGCGGTGCCTTCAAACCCGCTCCACGCCGCTGTGCACCTCAAGGCCTCCGCTGCGTCCTCTGGTGAGGCCTCCGGGCTGGCCACAAAACCCCTGGGCAGCAAAGCGGCTCCTCCTGGCCTGGAGGTGCCTGCCAGCGATGGGCAGCTGCCCCCCAGGCACAAGTCCCCCACCTCCACCGCCAGCTTCATCTTCGCCAAGAGCGCCAAGAAGCTGGTGATCGAGACGCCCTCATCCCCTGAGGCACAGGCTGACCTGAAGAGGAACTTGGTCACCGAGCTGATGAATTTCTCCGGGCAGCGCTCAGCAGCCccggctgcagcccagcagggccCAGGCAAGACACAAGTGCACCGAAAGCCCGGCAAGGTGCCCCCTCCTGTAGCCAAGAAGCCTTCGCTCGGCCTGGGGCCGTCTCCATCACCCCTGAGCCCAAAGGCACCGGAGGCGCTGGGCTCCCCCACGCCAGAGGGGAAGGCCAAGGCAGTGGCGGtacaggaggagagcaggatgGGCAGCGAGCCGGCGGGGACGGCTGAGGGAAGGAGCGCTGCGGTTGCGGAGCCACCAGCACAAG ACAGACAGGGAGAGACGGCCTGA